Proteins from one Coffea arabica cultivar ET-39 chromosome 8c, Coffea Arabica ET-39 HiFi, whole genome shotgun sequence genomic window:
- the LOC140013626 gene encoding uncharacterized protein, with protein MGKKKNSSTAAAAISSQPHLQQAPSGTMREESSGRKQSSVNPKSMLKLDHLKNLAIWATAEASVSSLGAFFGHRLAATAEALGVPPDPSLFSCQRCESILQPGYNCTVRIEKIKPNPKRRRKKRSLPIENSVVYSCHFCSHRNLKRGTPKGYMKELCPSKPKVSSKSDPTKSSHPKFAKAKVITASKNDPMSKVDGIASLEIINKDPVNDSSTTPSAKVETLLDTRKRKRTRSGSKKIVESESSSVPVDAKKASIPSSKRKRKSWTSLKDIVERGDQDSSRNFTNLAIPFRI; from the exons ATGGGTAAGAAGAAGAATTCATccacagcagcagcagcaatatCTTCACAGCCACACTTGCAGCAGGCTCCTTCAGGAACAATGAGAGAAGAATCTAGCGGAAGGAAACAGAGCAGCGTAAATCCCAAGTCCATGTTGAAATTGGACCACCTTAAAAACCTCGCTATCTGGGCTACTGCCGAAGCTTCCGTATCTTCACTAGGTGCTTTTTTTGGCCACCGCTTGGCTGCCACTGCTGAAGCCTTGGGTGTTCCTCCTGACCCTTCATTGTTCTCCTGCCAGAG GTGTGAATCTATTCTTCAACCTGGCTATAATTGTACGGTTCGGATTGAGAAGAtaaaaccaaatccaaagcgAAGGCGCAAGAAACGTAGTCTTCCGATTGAAAACAGTGTGGTTTACAGCTGCCACTTTTGTTCACATAGAAACTTGAAGAGAGGAACCCCAAAGGGCTACATGAAAGAGTTGTGTCCATCGAAGCCCAAAGTCTCTTCAAAATCAGATCCTACTAAATCAAGTCATCCAAAGTTTGCCAAAGCAAAGGTCATTACAGCAAGCAAAAATGATCCCATGTCCAAGGTGGATGGAATTGCTTCACTAGAAATAATTAACAAGGATCCTGTGAATGACAGTTCTACAACTCCCTCGGCTAAAGTTGAGACTTTGTTGGATAcaagaaagaggaaaaggaCTAGATCAGGATCCAAGAAAATTGTTGAATCAGAAAGCAGTTCTGTTCCTGTTGATGCAAAGAAAGCTTCCATACCATCAAGCAAGAGGAAGAGAAAATCTTGGACTAGTTTAAAAGACATTGTTGAGCGTGGTGACCAGGATAGTAGCCGTAACTTCACTAACTTAGCAATCCCATTTCGtatataa
- the LOC140004167 gene encoding ASI1-immunoprecipitated protein 3-like isoform X1 — protein sequence MGNRRFTQMPPSDDEDDGPPPPPPPPRRSSANGDDEKTNQRKRKKMKLVDEAEDEEKQVKEDSVRDRKKQKKVIKEEEATAAEPSGDEEEAPQEDAKPIGDVIRASGKGRGRRNHYEAFEYDGMRYDLEDPVLLVPEEANQKPYVAIIKDISQTRNGSLMVTGQWFYRPEEAEKKSGGNWQSTDTRELFYSFHRDEVPAESVMHKCVVHFIPLNKQIPPRKQHPGFIVQRVYDTEQRRLFKLTDKDYEDNKQEEIDLLVQKTMSRLGDLPDIEPEEAATDQEHQLRNKRLLRKKSMTQLDVSREDEASTRSGQSFKAETPGSCASNASEYYTILSSLKALTGETQRDKWLERLLQSIQFICTTADGGPGDGKGLPAPANGNEVKNLNSGLPFHWPDSAVSAIAALEKASHEALSSDFQKYNQKMRQLAFNLKNNAVLAGRLLKGELEPSQILSMTPNELKEGLTAEEIASRKPEESEHRQMTDARCKRCKEKKVVLIDIIQTGHGDRYQLECNACGNNWYASSDEVSTLTIDEPSSARTVGTVPLATAKFEDVEKKLVSPRRHDKSADDGFKKTSEAFVPVLDSQK from the exons ATGGGTAATCGGAGGTTCACTCAGATGCCGCCGAGCGATGACGAGGACGACGGGCCACCGCCACCACCTCCGCCGCCGCGGCGGAGCTCAGCGAACGGTGACGACGAGAAAACGAACCAAAGGAAGCGGAAGAAAATGAAGCTCGTCGACGAAGCAGAAGATGAAGAAAAGCAAGTGAAGGAAGACAGTGTCAGAGATAGGAAGAAGCAAAAGAAAGTgatcaaagaagaagaagcaactGCGGCTGAGCCTAGCGGTGATGAGGAGGAGGCTCCTCAGGAGGACGCCAAGCCTATTGGCGATGTAATTAGGGCTTCGGGAAAaggaagagggaggaggaaTCACTATGAGGCCTTCGAATATGATGGAATGCGATATGATTTG GAGGATCCTGTGCTCTTAGTGCCTGAGGAAGCAAATCAGAAGCCTTATGTGGCCATTATCAAG GACATTTCTCAGACAAGAAATGGCAGCTTGATGGTCACTGGGCAATGGTTTTATCGTCCTGAAGAGGCAGAAAAGAAAAGTGGTGGTAATTGGCAATCCACTGATACGCGAGAGCTGTTTTATAGTTTTCACCGGGATGAGGTCCCAGCAGAATCTGTCATGCACAAGTGTGTGGTGCATTTTATACCTTTGAACAAGCAGATTCCCCCACGGAAGCAACATCCAGGTTTCATAGTGCAAAGGGTATACGACACTGAACAAAGAAGGCTTTTCAAGCTTACAGATAAAGATTATGAAGACAACAAACAGGAAGAGATTGATCTCCTTGTTCAGAAGACAATGTCACGCTTGGGAGATCTTCCTGACATCGAGCCAGAGGAGGCAGCTACTGATCAGGAACATCAGTTGAGAAACAAGAGACTGTTGAGGAAGAAGAGCATGACTCAGTTGGATGTTTCCCGAGAGGATGAAGCATCTACAAGATCTGGGCAATCTTTTAAAGCTGAGACTCCAGGAAGTTGTGCTAGTAATGCATCAGAATATTACACCATTCTTTCAAGCTTAAAGGCCCTGACTGGTGAAACACAGCGGGACAAGTGGTTGGAAAGGCTGCTTCAATCGATTCAGTTTATATGCACTACCGCTGATGGGGGTCCGGGTGATGGAAAGGGGCTACCAGCTCCTGCAAATGGAAATGAGGTCAAGAATCTTAAT AGTGGTTTGCCTTTTCACTGGCCGGACAGCGCTGTTTCTGCTATAGCTGCTCTTGAAAAGGCTTCTCATGAAGCTTTATCCTCAGACTTTCAGAAGTATAACCAAAAGATGCGGCAATTGGCTTTCAATCTTAAG AACAATGCAGTTTTAGCAGGACGACTTCTGAAGGGAGAGTTGGAGCCTTCACAAATATTGAGCATGACACCTAATGAGTTAAAG GAGGGTTTGACAGCAGAGGAGATAGCGAGTAGGAAGCCTGAGGAGTCAGAACACAGGCAG ATGACAGATGCTCGCTGCAAAaggtgcaaggagaagaaagtgGTTCTTATAGATATAATTCAGACTGGCCATGGAGATCGTTATCAG CTGGAGTGCAATGCTTGTGGCAACAACTGGTATGCTTCAAGTGATGAAGTATCTACGTTGACGATAGATGAGCCAAGTTCTGCGAGGACTGTTGGAACTGTACCTTTGGCGACTGCCAAGTTCGAAGATGTGGAAAAGAAGTTGGTTAGTCCTCGCAGACATGACAAGTCAGCAGATGATGGGTTTAAGAAGACGAGTGAAGCTTTTGTGCCCGTGCTGGACAGCCAGAAATAG
- the LOC140004167 gene encoding ASI1-immunoprecipitated protein 3-like isoform X2 encodes MGNRRFTQMPPSDDEDDGPPPPPPPPRRSSANGDDEKTNQRKRKKMKLVDEAEDEEKQVKEDSVRDRKKQKKVIKEEEATAAEPSGDEEEAPQEDAKPIGDVIRASGKGRGRRNHYEAFEYDGMRYDLEDPVLLVPEEANQKPYVAIIKDISQTRNGSLMVTGQWFYRPEEAEKKSGGNWQSTDTRELFYSFHRDEVPAESVMHKCVVHFIPLNKQIPPRKQHPGFIVQRVYDTEQRRLFKLTDKDYEDNKQEEIDLLVQKTMSRLGDLPDIEPEEAATDQEHQLRNKRLLRKKSMTQLDVSREDEASTRSGQSFKAETPGSCASNASEYYTILSSLKALTGETQRDKWLERLLQSIQFICTTADGGPGDGKGLPAPANGNEVKNLNSGLPFHWPDSAVSAIAALEKASHEALSSDFQKYNQKMRQLAFNLKNNAVLAGRLLKGELEPSQILSMTPNELKEGLTAEEIASRKPEESEHRQMTDARCKRCKEKKVVLIDIIQTGHGDRYQSMVG; translated from the exons ATGGGTAATCGGAGGTTCACTCAGATGCCGCCGAGCGATGACGAGGACGACGGGCCACCGCCACCACCTCCGCCGCCGCGGCGGAGCTCAGCGAACGGTGACGACGAGAAAACGAACCAAAGGAAGCGGAAGAAAATGAAGCTCGTCGACGAAGCAGAAGATGAAGAAAAGCAAGTGAAGGAAGACAGTGTCAGAGATAGGAAGAAGCAAAAGAAAGTgatcaaagaagaagaagcaactGCGGCTGAGCCTAGCGGTGATGAGGAGGAGGCTCCTCAGGAGGACGCCAAGCCTATTGGCGATGTAATTAGGGCTTCGGGAAAaggaagagggaggaggaaTCACTATGAGGCCTTCGAATATGATGGAATGCGATATGATTTG GAGGATCCTGTGCTCTTAGTGCCTGAGGAAGCAAATCAGAAGCCTTATGTGGCCATTATCAAG GACATTTCTCAGACAAGAAATGGCAGCTTGATGGTCACTGGGCAATGGTTTTATCGTCCTGAAGAGGCAGAAAAGAAAAGTGGTGGTAATTGGCAATCCACTGATACGCGAGAGCTGTTTTATAGTTTTCACCGGGATGAGGTCCCAGCAGAATCTGTCATGCACAAGTGTGTGGTGCATTTTATACCTTTGAACAAGCAGATTCCCCCACGGAAGCAACATCCAGGTTTCATAGTGCAAAGGGTATACGACACTGAACAAAGAAGGCTTTTCAAGCTTACAGATAAAGATTATGAAGACAACAAACAGGAAGAGATTGATCTCCTTGTTCAGAAGACAATGTCACGCTTGGGAGATCTTCCTGACATCGAGCCAGAGGAGGCAGCTACTGATCAGGAACATCAGTTGAGAAACAAGAGACTGTTGAGGAAGAAGAGCATGACTCAGTTGGATGTTTCCCGAGAGGATGAAGCATCTACAAGATCTGGGCAATCTTTTAAAGCTGAGACTCCAGGAAGTTGTGCTAGTAATGCATCAGAATATTACACCATTCTTTCAAGCTTAAAGGCCCTGACTGGTGAAACACAGCGGGACAAGTGGTTGGAAAGGCTGCTTCAATCGATTCAGTTTATATGCACTACCGCTGATGGGGGTCCGGGTGATGGAAAGGGGCTACCAGCTCCTGCAAATGGAAATGAGGTCAAGAATCTTAAT AGTGGTTTGCCTTTTCACTGGCCGGACAGCGCTGTTTCTGCTATAGCTGCTCTTGAAAAGGCTTCTCATGAAGCTTTATCCTCAGACTTTCAGAAGTATAACCAAAAGATGCGGCAATTGGCTTTCAATCTTAAG AACAATGCAGTTTTAGCAGGACGACTTCTGAAGGGAGAGTTGGAGCCTTCACAAATATTGAGCATGACACCTAATGAGTTAAAG GAGGGTTTGACAGCAGAGGAGATAGCGAGTAGGAAGCCTGAGGAGTCAGAACACAGGCAG ATGACAGATGCTCGCTGCAAAaggtgcaaggagaagaaagtgGTTCTTATAGATATAATTCAGACTGGCCATGGAGATCGTTATCAG AGTATGGTTGGCTGA